Genomic window (Falco cherrug isolate bFalChe1 chromosome 4, bFalChe1.pri, whole genome shotgun sequence):
CCCTGTACCAGCCTCACCTTCAAGTGTTCCAGCGAGGTCTGTATCGGGAAGGAAAACCCGGAATGCGATGGCATCGTTGACTGCAGCAATGGCTTCGATGAGCGTAACTGCGGTAAGTACGGCTCTGCAGCCTCACGGCTTTGCCCAGGCTCCCCAGTGACACCCACGAGCTGCCCATGGGCTGTCCTGTGCCCCACCTCACACACCGGGGGTCTGGGCCAGCCCCTTGTGGTCCAGGTCCTACTTGGTCTGCTGGAGACGCATTACAAGATAAAGCTGGATGAGCAGGATCCAAATTTTCCGCCGGAAAATGTGGCCCCTTCTCCCATGCTATAAAACATTAGAACCCCTTGCCCAGCACGCAGGCCTTCTGGTCAGTTGTTCTGCCAGCCCAAGCTGGCGAGATGCTCTGCACAGCATGGCGGGCCAGAAGATGTCTGGGTGTCCCCAGGAGTGCTCCTTGGACCGCACGTTCCTTGCTGTGTGACAGCTCAGCCAGTccatccccccaccctgcacGCCTGCAAGGTGGGATCTCGGACAAGGGAAAGGTCCCACGTGTGCCAAGCCTTGCCTCAGACGGGTGAactcaacccaccacatccagCTGCCCGGCGTGTCTCCCCAGAAGGCTGCCCCGTGGCACTGGGGGTGGAAGGAGGGCGGGTGGCCCCTTTGGCGATGGTCACCTCAACCCCGGTGCCCGTTCCTCTGTCCCAGACTGCGGCTTCACAGCTGCCCTGGCCTTCAGCAAGATCGTGGGTGGCAGCACCGCAGCTCGAGGAGAATGGCCCTGGCAAGTCAGCCTCTGGCTTCGGCGGAAGGAGCACAAGTGTGGGGCTGTCCTCATCGCCGACCGgtggctgctctctgcagctcactGCTTTGATATGTAAGTCTGAGATGGGCTAGTGAAGCCACCTGGCTCCTGGCCGTGCTCCCGCCAGCCCACCCGCCCTCCCCCTTCCTCGCAGTCCAGCGCTGTGGCTGGGATGCTGTGCCCCACTGGAAGCACGCACTCCCTATTCCAGCGAAGCCTGGGTGATGGCCACAGGGTGATGGAGGCGGGGGTCCTGCCCTGACACGGTGTGTCCGTAGCGCATCCCAGCCCCCCAAGCAGAGGAACGCCTCCCCCTTGTGAGGCCAGGCTCCTAACAGCCAGGTTTGCTGTCTTTCTGCAGTTACAGTGACCCCAAAATGTGGGTGGCCTTTCTAGGAACGCCTTTCCTGAGTGGCATCGATggcaaaatggagaaaatattgCGTATCTACAAGCACCCTTTTTACAACATCTACAGCCTGGACTACGACGTGGCTCTGCTCGAGCTGAACACGCCTGTCCAGTTCAGCAGCACCATCAAACCTATATGTCTGCCGGACAGTTCACATGTCTTCCATGAAGGAGCCAGATGCTTCATCACAGGCTGGGGCTCCACAAAGGAAGGAGGTAAGGGCTGAGGGCTCCCTCGCATCGCTGATGCTGAGCGCCACCTCCCCTGTGAGCCCAGACACCCGATTCCCACGCAATTCCCACACCACAGCCCCAAGCATGCCCCATGCCAGGCCAGACCCTGTGGGGGACACAGAGCCTGGCCTCACTGCCCTGTCCTCCTCTCTTTGGTCACACCTCTGCTCTCTTGTAGCCTCCCCAAGCGTCCCGCGCAcaccccatccctgaagcagctgcgccagctgtgctgctgcagtacAGGGCCCACACAGATACCGTTCCGGGCCAGCCGTGTGACGAACCACGCGCCGAAGGGACTTTCCTATGCTTGCTCCGCTGGGGAGGCACTTTGTCAGCACGGGTGTCCCCCTTGGCAAGCGAGTGGCGCTGCAGGGATCCCGCTCCTCTGCGTGCTGCCGCCACTCCTGTGCTTGGCACTGTGCTAACGGCGGTACTTGTCTCCTCAGGCGTCATGTCAAAGCatctgcaaaaagcagcagtgaacaTGATCGGAGACCAGGCCTGCAAGAAGTTCTACCCCGTGCAGAtcagcagcaggatgctgtgcGCTGGCTTCCCGCACGGCACCGTCGACAGCTGCTCGGTGAGCGTGGGAGCAGCAAACGCTGCGGCTGGGACGGGTGAAGTCCCCGAGCTGTGTCCTCTGACGAGGCCCTTGCCCTGCCTCCCCTAGCTCAGCTACTGGCCGTTGCCATTATCTGAGTCCATCCTGCATCCCCCCCGGGCTGTGACAGGTCAGAGAAACATGCGGAGAGGTGATGCCTAGAGCCCGCAGGGATGCCGTGGGGCCCGTTTCGTGACCCTGTTGTGCCCCCAAACACACTGTCCCGTGTTCCAGAACCGCAGACTGTGCATGCAAAGACATCACCGAGCAGTCCTCCAGCTTGGCAGCAGGCTCCTGGGGAGGCGGggaacagcacagcaaatgTCCCAGACACCAAAGAACATCTCacagctgggggggctggtctgTCTCCTTGCCTTGACAGAGGacccttttcctctctgcagggTGATGCCGGTGGGCCCCTGGCGTGTAAAGAACCCTCAGGGAAGTGGTTTGTTGCAGGAATCACAAGCTGGGGCTATGGCTGTGCCAGGCCAAACTTCCCTGGTGTCTACAGCAAAGTCACAGCTGTCCAGGGCTGGATCGTGCAGAACCTCAAGCGCTGAAGCTACATTTTGCCACTCAGGTAAGGTGAAGAGGACGAGGAATGTGttgggagagaggaagggagggagggagggaggaaggagactACGCATCTGGCTGTAGCAAGACGtttcccctttcccagcccacctgccAGTGACACCCACGCCGTACACGCCTGGACCACTACTGAGAAGGCTCACCTCCAGATGACTTGGCTCACCTCCAGATGACTTCACATCCAGGCTTACACCACTTGGGAGGCTCCCATCACTGATGCTGCGCAGCCAATACCATCACATTCAAACAGTAAAAAGGCTGCTAGGCAAACATGGCtggaaagcatttcattttcacgtagtcattttcattttcacgTAGCCATTCTGTTCTCTAGAGGGGGAACTGCACTTCAGTGTCAATTACTCCACATACCCAGTTACCTAACAGTTTACCTTGTGTCAGAGCACTTCGGTCCCTTCATAGACCCCACCACACTGGGAGATTACATGAAATCGGGTTCTCCCACACCCCTTTGAGTGTCCCAGCGGGTAAGGAGATAACATCCTTCCAGTcactctccctgccccagcaagtaccagcagtgaaatattttataaactaCAGAAGAGCTTCAAAAGAAGGGATTGAAAAAATGTTACTACAGGGCTGTGGGCACTTTTCATCTCCTACACTCTCCTGTTCCAGCTCCTGTGCACAGTGCTGACTACACAGCATCAACTGACTTTGCCAGGAGAGGTGTGTAAGCCAAGAACAATACAGAGCTCAGCCCCAAAGCAGACCCAAGTCCTCTGTTGCAGAAGTGAACGCTCCCTCAAAAAAACACCACTGAGAAGGCAGGCTCCAAAATGGAACATCTGTGCCAGAGCCAAAACACAAGCTGCAGGATATCACAGCCACACAACACATTTTATTCTATAAAGAAATACACTTCGGCACTTCCCCCCCCTTTCAGTCCCCCAGCTGTGCCTGTACAACTCCTAGGTTTGCAGCACAGCCTTGCAGGTGAGAGCACgcctgctccccagcacagcacctgaGCGAGTCAAAACCCACGAGCCCAAAAGTGACCTGGGGAAGGACGAGCCAAGTGCGGCATGTGGAGCATCTTACGGCAACTTCTCCACTGATGAAAAAAGGGACTGGGTAACACCTGATGGCTGGGTTCTGGGCAGGGGGACTGCGTTGCTGGCTTGGCCCCCCTTCTTCCACAGAAGCCTCCCTGCCTCTCGCAGCCCTTCCAGCAGGAATTTACCAGCTGCCATGTGCCTTGGCCAGTCTGGACCGTTGGGAAGGGGCATGAGGCGAACGAAGCAGCTCACGCCGGCTCTCAGGGCTGGAAAATCCATTTGCTGCTGGGGCTAGTAAGAGCCAAGGGATGCAAAAGGTTCAGCGAGGGTTTATTGCTCTGCCACGGCAGGGGCCGGGAGGGCGGCAGGATTGTCACCCCCAGCCACCTGGCTTGGCCGCTCGTCCCTTCCCCACATGGTCCCCCCGCGGTCCCGCAGCCGGGGCGCTTCACATGTTGGCTCTCTCCCGCTGCAGCCGGGAGTTGTAGGCTCGGGAAACCGTGTTCCAGGCGTCCATGTAGCGGTCCATGCACATGGCGATGCACTTCTGCGGGACAGAGAGCGCTCAGGCCGGGCCCAGGGGCCGCAGGcacccatccccccaccccccgcgcCCACCTGCTCCGAGTTGTCCAGCGCGCCGCCCGGCTTCCCGATGCACTTCCGAAAGCACTTGTCCGTCATGCGCTGAGGGAGACACCGTGAGGGGGGCCCGCCGGGACCCCCAGCCCGGTCCCCCCGCGCTCCCCCGGGCACCGAGCGGGGCCCAGGCCCGGCCCGGgacagccccgccgccgcggcccctcctcacctgcagcagctcctgcgcGTTGGCCACGGCGATCTGCACCTTCACCTGCTCCATGATGAGCCCCGGGTCCAGcttccccccgccgccgcccccggagCCGAAGTCGGAGCCGAAGTCGGAGCCGAACCCGCTCTCCATGCCGCAGAGtcccggcgggcggcggcccccACGCTGCCGGCGAAATGGCGGCTGCCCGCGACTACGGCTCCCGGCGTGCCCCGCGGCCGGCCCCGCCTCTCCCAGCGTGCACCGCGCCGCGCTCCCTCacccggggcggcgggggtggCCGCCTCAGGGGCCGGGGGTGGCCTCTtcagcggggccgggggcgggcgtGGAGGCTGGGCCACctcagcggggccggggccggggggacGTGCCTGCTGCCCGCCGCGTCCAGCGtagggcgggcagggggcggccCCTCCGCCTGAGGCGGCCCCGGGctccccgcgcccggcccggtGTCGGTGGCGTCGCCGCCGCCGGCCCTgaggcggccccggcccccgcgctgccccgggCCGCAGCCGCGGCGTGGCGGGTGAGGCACAGCAGGTCCCAGAGCGCTGCCCACAGCACCCGGCCCTGGCACCGGCCTGGCCCCAGGGAAACGCTGCAGGGCCGCAGCCCCACGGGCATGGGGAGCGGGCTCCCCCCTGAGCCCCACCGGGAATCCATGCTTCTGGCCTTCGAGGATGGTTCCCTCTGCCCTGGATGACTCAGGTAAGAGGCCGAGACCCTTAACGCCTGCGTTAATTCCACGGTGGTACATCCTCCATTAGTGTAAGCGTGCTGTGGGGCCGGCTGGAAGCGAGCGGGAGCCACACGTCTGTGGGGCATTTCCCAGAGGAACACGCGGACAGATCGCTGCTTCGAGCCGGGGCgctgagcagagccagcaaCGCGCTCCCCCACACCAGCACGGCCAGCTCTCGGGGTACGGTACAGCATAGAGTCCTCACCGTGGGTCTGCCCACTTGAAAAAGCAGCCGTTCCTGCAGCTCACAGAATTACCAGCTAGTGCTAAAGACAGGGTAGTTGCCTGTGGTACGATTTTACGGTGAGTACAGCCTAGTGAaaagcagctgccaggcagcagagtTAGGCTagggctgaaggcagcagctcacAGCAATGCTTctgccctcctggctgctgagcacccatCGCTGCTGGGCTCGGTGGCTGCTCTTGCTCTCCAGGATCAGGTAGGCTAAATGGAAACTGCCCCTACAGCACTGCGGAGGTGCTCAGCGCTTCAGCTGACCTCCTTTCAGGGGCTGTGGAGGTCAGTGAGGTGACAGGAAAGGAAGGGGGCATTCATCTGCTCCAGCGACTGCagttcttccctctgctttcgTTGGGAGCAGTGCTATTTGATCAGAGGACAGCGCTTGCCCTGAGCACCCGCATGCAGCTTAAAGCCTCCATTTGCTCCTGGAGCACCCACCAATTCAGTTGATCTTTTCAGAGTGTGTACAGGGCATGGTGCCCTATCTACACACAGGGAAGTCCCCTGGGATGAATCACCTCAAAACAGCCTGCGTGGCCTCTGTGTGGGttaaatgaaagaaggaaacaaaagaaaatgcaaaacatttattCGAGTGTGTTGTACAAAAAGTTTCCAGTCATAAAATGTATATTACAAATCATTGAAAAAGACAAGACGTTTGGCATGCatattctaaaaagaaaaaaaccaacccacttTGAAATGATAAAGTCTAGATTCATTACATAGTTTTCATAAGTCCCATTTGaacattttcatcattttgtctttgtatttcaatttgcagccttttccacaactccatgttttaaaaacttgaaCCTTCCAAAACCTCATCTGCAGCAGCTGACTGGAGGTAGTCAGTTAAACTGACCAGCAGTGACCTAGAAACAGAGCTACCTAAATACAGAttgtgttaaaacaaaacagaaa
Coding sequences:
- the TIMM13 gene encoding mitochondrial import inner membrane translocase subunit Tim13; its protein translation is MESGFGSDFGSDFGSGGGGGGKLDPGLIMEQVKVQIAVANAQELLQRMTDKCFRKCIGKPGGALDNSEQKCIAMCMDRYMDAWNTVSRAYNSRLQRERANM